The Mycobacterium seoulense genome has a window encoding:
- a CDS encoding thiolase domain-containing protein translates to MAGAGPNLAAVLGTGQTKYVAKRQDVSMNGLVREAIDRALADSGCTFDDIDAVVVGKAPDFFEGVMMPELFMADAVGATGKPLIRVHTAGSVGGSTGVVAASLVQSGKYRRVLAMAWEKQSESNAMWALSIPIPFIKPVGAGAGGYFAPHVRSYIRRSGAPLNIGAIVAVKDRLNGARNPLAHLHQPDITVEKVMESPMLWDPIRYDETCPSSDGAAAVVIGNEEAAEARLAHGEPVAWIHATALRTEPLQFSGRDQVSPQAGRDAAAALWKAAGITSPIDEIDAAEIYVPFSWFEPMWLENLGFAPEGEGWKLTEAGETAIGGRLPVNPSGGVLSSNPIGASGLIRFAEAAIQVMGKGGDHQVPNARKALGHAYGGGSQYYSMWVVGADKPTPEKVGA, encoded by the coding sequence ATGGCCGGTGCAGGACCCAACCTCGCCGCGGTACTTGGTACCGGACAAACGAAGTACGTCGCGAAGCGACAAGACGTCTCGATGAACGGCCTGGTCCGCGAGGCGATCGACCGCGCACTGGCGGATTCCGGTTGCACCTTCGACGACATCGACGCCGTCGTCGTCGGCAAGGCGCCCGACTTCTTCGAGGGCGTGATGATGCCGGAGCTGTTCATGGCAGACGCCGTGGGGGCCACCGGCAAACCGCTGATCCGGGTGCACACCGCGGGTTCCGTCGGCGGGTCCACCGGGGTGGTGGCCGCCAGTCTGGTCCAGTCCGGCAAGTACCGGCGCGTGCTGGCGATGGCCTGGGAGAAGCAGTCGGAGTCGAATGCCATGTGGGCGTTGTCGATTCCGATTCCCTTCATCAAGCCGGTGGGAGCGGGCGCGGGCGGGTATTTCGCGCCCCACGTGCGGTCCTACATCCGCCGGTCGGGCGCACCGTTGAATATCGGTGCCATCGTCGCCGTCAAGGACCGGCTCAACGGGGCGCGCAATCCGTTGGCCCATCTGCATCAGCCGGACATCACCGTCGAGAAGGTGATGGAGTCCCCGATGCTGTGGGACCCGATCCGCTACGACGAGACCTGCCCGTCGTCTGACGGTGCCGCCGCTGTCGTGATCGGCAACGAGGAGGCCGCCGAAGCCCGCCTGGCGCACGGGGAACCGGTCGCGTGGATCCACGCGACCGCACTGCGCACCGAGCCGCTGCAGTTCTCCGGCCGCGACCAGGTCAGCCCGCAGGCCGGGCGCGACGCGGCCGCCGCCCTGTGGAAGGCGGCCGGCATCACGAGCCCGATCGACGAGATCGACGCCGCGGAGATCTACGTGCCGTTCTCATGGTTCGAGCCGATGTGGTTGGAAAACCTCGGGTTTGCGCCCGAGGGCGAGGGCTGGAAGCTTACCGAAGCCGGCGAGACGGCGATCGGCGGGCGGCTGCCGGTCAATCCGTCGGGCGGTGTGCTGTCGTCGAACCCGATCGGCGCCTCCGGCCTGATTCGGTTCGCCGAGGCGGCGATCCAGGTGATGGGCAAAGGCGGGGATCACCAAGTCCCCAACGCCCGCAAGGCGTTGGGGCACGCCTACGGTGGCGGCTCGCAGTACTACTCCATGTGGGTGGTCGGGGCGGACAAGCCCACACCGGAAAAAGTCGGCGCGTGA